Proteins encoded by one window of Glycine soja cultivar W05 chromosome 15, ASM419377v2, whole genome shotgun sequence:
- the LOC114386624 gene encoding pentatricopeptide repeat-containing protein At3g57430, chloroplastic, translated as MHSFLSLTQPPLPYPSSLQTHPLTLTLPTPPPTTVERRSPSQWIDLLRSQTHSSSFRDAISTYAAMLAAPAPPDNFAFPAVLKAAAAVHDLCLGKQIHAHVFKFGHAPPSSVAVANSLVNMYGKCGDLTAARQVFDEIPDRDHVSWNSMIATLCRFEEWELSLHLFRLMLSENVDPTSFTLVSVAHACSHVRGGVRLGKQVHAYTLRNGDLRTYTNNALVTMYARLGRVNDAKALFGVFDGKDLVSWNTVISSLSQNDRFEEALMYVYLMIVDGVRPDGVTLASVLPACSQLERLRIGREIHCYALRNGDLIENSFVGTALVDMYCNCKQPKKGRLVFDGVVRRTVAVWNALLAGYARNEFDDQALRLFVEMISESEFCPNATTFASVLPACVRCKVFSDKEGIHGYIVKRGFGKDKYVQNALMDMYSRMGRVEISKTIFGRMNKRDIVSWNTMITGCIVCGRYDDALNLLHEMQRRQGEDGSDTFVDYEDDGGVPFKPNSVTLMTVLPGCAALAALGKGKEIHAYAVKQKLAMDVAVGSALVDMYAKCGCLNLASRVFDQMPIRNVITWNVLIMAYGMHGKGEEALELFRIMTAGGGSNREVIRPNEVTYIAIFAACSHSGMVDEGLHLFHTMKASHGVEPRGDHYACLVDLLGRSGRVKEAYELINTMPSNLNKVDAWSSLLGACRIHQSVEFGEIAAKHLFVLEPNVASHYVLMSNIYSSAGLWDQALGVRKKMKEMGVRKEPGCSWIEHGDEVHKFLSGDASHPQSKELHEYLETLSQRMRKEGYVPDISCVLHNVDDEEKETMLCGHSERLAIAFGLLNTPPGTTIRVAKNLRVCNDCHVATKIISKIVDREIILRDVRRFHHFANGTCSCGDYW; from the coding sequence ATGCATTCCTTTCTTAGCCTTACCCAACCGCCACTCCCTTATCCTTCTTCCCTCCAAACCCATCCCCTAACTCTCACTCTCCCCACTCCTCCTCCGACCACCGTAGAACGCCGTTCTCCGTCGCAATGGATCGACCTCCTCCGCTCCCAAACCCACTCCTCCTCCTTCCGCGACGCCATCTCCACCTACGCCGCCATGCTCGCCGCCCCCGCACCCCCCGACAACTTCGCCTTCCCCGCCGTCCTCAAGGCCGCCGCCGCCGTCCACGATCTCTGCTTGGGAAAACAAATCCACGCGCACGTCTTCAAGTTCGGCCACGCGCCACCCTCCTCCGTCGCCGTGGCCAACTCCCTCGTCAACATGTACGGCAAGTGCGGTGACCTAACCGCCGCGCGCCAAGTGTTCGACGAAATCCCGGACCGAGACCACGTGTCGTGGAACTCCATGATCGCGACGCTGTGTCGCTTCGAGGAGTGGGAACTGTCACTACATTTGTTCCGGTTAATGCTGTCGGAAAATGTGGACCCCACTTCGTTCACGCTGGTCAGCGTGGCACACGCGTGCTCGCACGTGCGTGGTGGGGTGCGGCTCGGGAAGCAAGTGCATGCTTATACTCTGAGGAATGGCGATTTGAGAACTTACACGAACAATGCGTTGGTAACGATGTATGCGAGATTGGGCAGAGTTAATGATGCTAAGGCATTGTTTGGTGTTTTTGATGGTAAAGACTTGGTGTCATGGAACACTGTTATTAGTTCGCTTTCTCAGAATGATAGGTTTGAGGAAGCGTTGATGTATGTGTACCTTATGATTGTTGATGGGGTTAGGCCGGATGGGGTTACATTGGCGAGTGTTTTGCCGGCTTGTTCGCAACTTGAGAGGTTGAGAATTGGGAGGGAAATTCATTGCTATGCGTTGAGGAATGGGGATTTGATTGAGAATTCATTTGTTGGGACTGCATTGGTTGACATGTATTGTAATTGCAAGCAGCCTAAGAAGGGTAGGTTGGTGTTTGACGGGGTGGTGAGGAGGACGGTGGCGGTTTGGAATGCTTTGCTTGCTGGTTATGCAAGGAATGAGTTTGATGATCAAGCATTAAGGTTGTTTGTTGAGATGATTTCTGAGTCTGAGTTTTGTCCCAATGCTACCACTTTTGCGAGTGTTTTGCCTGCTTGTGTGCGTTGCAAGGTGTTTTCGGACAAAGAAGGGATCCATGGTTACATAGTGAAGAGGGGATTTGGGAAGGATAAGTATGTGCAGAATGCACTGATGGATATGTATTCGAGGATGGGAAGGGTTGAAATTTCAAAGACGATATTTGGTAGGATGAATAAAAGAGATATAGTGTCTTGGAACACGATGATCACTGGCTGCATTGTTTGTGGGCGATATGATGATGCGCTTAATCTTCTGCATGAGATGCAGAGAAGGCAAGGAGAAGATGGGAGTGATACATTTGTTGATTATGAGGATGATGGGGGAGTTCCATTCAAGCCGAATTCAGTGACCCTAATGACGGTGCTTCCTGGTTGTGCTGCCTTGGCAGCATTGGGTAAGGGAAAGGAAATTCATGCTTATGCTGTTAAACAAAAGCTGGCAATGGATGTTGCCGTGGGAAGCGCATTAGTTGACATGTATGCAAAATGTGGTTGTTTAAACTTGGCTAGCAGAGTCTTTGATCAAATGCCtataagaaatgttataacttggaaTGTTCTTATCATGGCTTACGGGATGCATGGGAAAGGGGAAGAAGCTTTGGAGCTTTTTAGAATAATGACAGCAGGAGGAGGCAGTAATAGGGAAGTAATAAGGCCCAATGAAGTGACTTATATTGCTATTTTTGCTGCTTGTAGTCACTCTGGGATGGTGGATGAAGGCCTGCATTTGTTCCATACAATGAAAGCTAGCCATGGGGTTGAACCTAGAGGTGACCATTATGCTTGTCTTGTGGACTTGCTTGGCAGATCTGGTCGAGTCAAAGAGGCCTATGAACTGATCAATACAATGCCATCCAATTTGAACAAAGTAGATGCATGGAGTAGCTTGCTTGgtgcctgtaggattcaccagAGTGTAGAATTTGGTGAAATTGCAGCAAAGCACCTGTTTGTCTTGGAGCCAAATGTAGCTAGCCATTATGTTCTAATGTCCAACATATACTCCTCAGCTGGACTATGGGACCAGGCATTGGGAGTACGTAAGAAAATGAAGGAAATGGGAGTAAGAAAAGAACCTGGTTGTAGTTGGATTGAGCATGGTGACGAGGttcataagtttttgtcagGGGATGCTTCACACCCACAAAGTAAAGAACTCCATGAATATCTTGAAACTCTGTCCCAAAGAATGAGAAAGGAGGGCTACGTGCCTGATatttcatgtgtccttcacaaTGTTGATGATGAAGAGAAAGAAACTATGCTCTGTGGGCACAGTGAGAGACTGGCAATAGCCTTTGGTCTTTTGAATACCCCTCCAGGAACTACCATCAGAGTTGCCAAAAACCTTCGGGTTTGCAATGACTGCCATGTTGCCACTAAAATCATATCTAAGATTGTGGACAGGGAAATCATTCTTAGAGATGTTAGAAGGTTCCATCATTTCGCAAATGGAACTTGCTCTTGTGGGGATTATTGGTAA
- the LOC114388744 gene encoding haloacid dehalogenase-like hydrolase domain-containing protein 3 yields MSLLAKLRCVTIDVTGTLMAYKGELGDYYCMAAKAAGKPCPDYQRMHEGFKLAYKEMAKNYPCFGHAAKMPNIVWWKTCVRDSFVRAGYEYDEETFEKIFRRIYASFGSSAPYTVFPDSQPFLRWLRGEGLKVGIVSNAEYRYQDVILPALGLNEGSEWDFGVFSGLEGVEKPNPKIYEIALERAGNIAPEEALHIGDSMRKDYEPAKSIGMHALLLDRFKTPDAVEWRKSGAVVLPDLLAAKEWLSSDKSNC; encoded by the exons ATGTCATTATTGGCTAAACTACGTTGTGTCACTATAGATGTCACTGGTACCCTAATGGCTTACAAAGGGGAGCTCGGTGACTATTATTGCATGGCAGCCAAAGCTGCAGGCAAACCATGCCCAGACTACCAACGTATGCACGAGGGCTTTAAGCTTGCATATAAGGAAATGGCAAAGAATTATCCATGTTTTGGGCATGCAGCCAAAATGCCAAACATTGTGTGGTGGAAAACCTGTGTGCGAGATTCTTTTGTCAGG GCTGGATATGAATATGATGAAGAGACATTTGAGAAAATCTTCAGACGTATATATGCATCCTTTGGTTCATCTGCTCCGTATACTGTATTTCCAGACTCCCAACCATTTCTTAGATGGCTTCGTGGAGAGGGTCTCAAAGTTGGTATTGTGAGCAATGCTGAGTATCGATATCAAGATGTAATTCTTCCAGCTTTGGGTTTAAACGAG GGATCTGAGTGGGATTTTGGCGTGTTTTCCGGCCTTGAAGGTGTCGAGAAACCAAACCCGAAAATTTACGAGATTGCACTTGAGAGGGCTGGAAACATTGCACCTGAAGAAGCTTTGCACATTGGGGACAGCATGCGCAAAGACTATGAGCCAGCTAAGAGCATAGGGATGCATGCACTATTGTTGGATAGGTTTAAGACCCCAGATGCTGTGGAATGGAGGAAATCTGGGGCAGTTGTTCTTCCTGATTTATTGGCAGCAAAAGAATGGCTGTCTTCAGATAAGTCAAATTGCTAG